Proteins encoded in a region of the Haloglomus salinum genome:
- a CDS encoding threonine aldolase family protein has product MPTADTDHDDPIDCRSDTVTRPSDAMREAAHDADVGDDVYREDPTVNELEARAADLVGMAAALYVPTGTMGNQVAARTHTEQGQEALVERDSHVYRWELGGLAQHSGLQVRTVDGGDRGVVTPEAVHAGHVAADGHRPGTGLLCLENTHNAKGGTAIAPERIDAAADAAHEYDVPVHLDGARLFNAAAALDVPAARLTREVDSVMFCLSKGLGAPVGSMLAGDAEFVERARRHRKLFGGGMRQAGIIAAPGLRALENRDRLAEDHRNAERLADGLDELDGLAAHDPETNIVLVDTEDPAEAFLERCAEVGVLAVPFDDHQVRFCTHLDVSRADVEAVVERVSQVV; this is encoded by the coding sequence ATGCCCACCGCCGACACCGACCACGACGACCCCATCGACTGCCGCTCCGATACGGTCACGCGCCCGAGTGACGCGATGCGCGAGGCCGCCCACGACGCCGACGTGGGCGACGATGTCTACCGCGAGGACCCCACCGTCAACGAACTCGAAGCTCGTGCCGCCGACCTCGTGGGGATGGCGGCCGCCCTCTACGTCCCGACGGGGACGATGGGCAACCAGGTCGCCGCCCGCACCCACACCGAGCAGGGGCAGGAGGCCCTCGTCGAGCGCGACAGCCACGTCTACCGGTGGGAACTCGGCGGCCTCGCCCAGCACTCGGGCCTGCAGGTCCGCACCGTCGACGGCGGCGACCGCGGCGTCGTCACGCCCGAGGCGGTCCACGCGGGCCACGTCGCGGCCGACGGCCACCGGCCGGGGACGGGGCTGCTGTGCCTGGAGAACACGCACAACGCGAAGGGTGGCACCGCCATCGCCCCCGAGCGCATCGACGCCGCCGCCGATGCCGCGCACGAGTACGACGTGCCCGTCCACCTCGACGGCGCGCGCCTGTTCAACGCCGCCGCCGCGCTGGACGTGCCGGCCGCGCGCCTCACCCGCGAGGTGGACTCGGTGATGTTCTGCCTCTCGAAGGGGCTCGGCGCGCCCGTCGGCTCGATGCTCGCCGGCGACGCCGAGTTCGTGGAGCGAGCGCGCCGGCATCGCAAGCTGTTCGGCGGCGGGATGCGGCAGGCCGGCATCATCGCGGCGCCGGGCCTGCGGGCGCTGGAGAACCGCGACCGCCTCGCCGAGGACCACCGGAACGCCGAGCGCCTGGCGGACGGGCTGGACGAACTGGACGGACTCGCCGCGCACGACCCGGAGACGAACATCGTGCTGGTGGATACTGAGGACCCGGCGGAGGCGTTCCTGGAGCGGTGTGCGGAGGTGGGGGTGCTGGCGGTGCCGTTCGACGACCATCAGGTCCGGTTCTGTACGCATTTGGATGTGAGTCGTGCGGACGTGGAGGCGGTCGTCGAGCGGGTCTCGCAGGTTGTGTGA